One Drosophila virilis strain 15010-1051.87 chromosome 5, Dvir_AGI_RSII-ME, whole genome shotgun sequence DNA window includes the following coding sequences:
- the LOC6625304 gene encoding U3 small nucleolar RNA-associated protein 25 homolog, whose translation MAKIKMKGKRINRSPLRGNKKRSKNSSFIQRSRQMEQAHKIERHFQQTIDDGAKIADGYLPLLKDQNQFYEQLVSGCSFEEKVKGLEEPVIIEKKTNVDVNQEEIYTTDFNNSFTNRFNIGLTSDDVTAILSKHTKELKGIWSAIGRFKIEQPLLKTSLSLDGMCRQPAEVVKPAGLEQMKVQARLAANISYPLTALQTEIFHIANSYLDLYYPQRSHDNAEQIRYVYCIHTVNHILKSRALILRNNETIAKLVKIPQELTSEVVLPDSVRDQGLTRMKALIVLPFRESALKTVQIIANLLFGNQKDPNAGHSIAKYDRFLNEFSGNTVYFPKTNPKPADYEKTFNGNTDDNFKIGIRLTKKTMSLYSDLSASDILITSPLALRMLINDKDKDFDFLNSIEILIIDQAELFIAQNWENLLYVLDHLHLQPQKLPSTNCQRLRTYCLDATSRFYRQTLLFSSHELPEFRGIINNKCQNYQGKMRTINPIENGDMCNVLTPVKQVYQRIDCSSVESALEDRFQYFVRHVLPQFTKSGFSHCLLYVPSYFDYVRLRNHFKKEMINFVQISEYTKKEKISRARDIFFHSGAPIMLYSERGHFFRRTRIKGVRHLIFYQPPNFPHFYSELLNLMLEINQNPRDGLQDNMSVKVLYTKFDLLSLSNIIGNANACKLTAGSNNSYIFSQ comes from the exons atggcaaaaataaaaatgaagggGAAGCGGATTAACCGAAGTCCCTTACGGGGGAATAAAAAACGTTCGAAGAATAGCAGTTTTATACAAAGAAGCCGGCAAATGGAACAAGCGCATAAGATTGAACGTCATTTCCAACAGACTATTGACGATGGAGCCAAAATCGCTGATGGCTACTTACCATTATTGAAAGATCAGAATCAGTTTTACGAGCAACTTGTAAGTGGATGTAGTTTTGAAGAGAAag TTAAAGGATTAGAGGAACCCGTTATAATAGAGAAAAAAACTAACGTCGATGTGAATCAGGAAGAAATATACACCACCGACTTTAATAATTCGTTCACAAATCGCTTTAATATAGGACTAACCTCAGATGATGTTACTGCAATACTTTCGAAACACACAAAAGAATTGAAAGGTATATGGTCTGCAATTGGCCGTTTTAAAATCGAACAACCACTTTTAAAAACTTCGCTTAGCCTGGATGGCATGTGCAGGCAGCCTGCAGAAGTTGTGAAACCCGCAGGCCTTGAACAAATGAAAGTGCAAGCGCGTCTAGCTGCGAATATTTCCTATCCTCTAACTGCTCTTCAGACGGAAATCTTCCATATTGCGAATAGCTACTTGGACCTTTATTATCCCCAGCGCTCTCATGATAATGCGGAGCAGATCCGATACGTATATTGCATTCATACAGTTAATCATATATTAAAGAGTAGAGCATTGATTTTACGCAATAATGAGACGATTGCTAAGCTCGTCAAAATTCCACAAGAACTGACCAGCGAGGTGGTATTACCAGATAGTGTAAGGGATCAAGGTCTGACACGAATGAAGGCCCTCATTGTATTGCCATTTCGAGAATCTGCTTTGAAAACGGTGCAAATAATCGCAAACCTGCTATTTGGGAATCAGAAGG atCCTAATGCTGGCCATTCGATTGCAAAGTATGATCGATTTCTTAACGAATTTTCTGGAAATACTGTATACTTTCCAAAAACTAATCCGAAACCAGCTGattatgagaaaacatttaaCGGAAACACTGATGATAACTTTAAAATTGGTATTCGTTTGACCAAGAAAACGATGTCCTTATATTCCGACTTAAGCGCATCGGACATTTTAATTACTTCTCCATTGGCATTACGTATGCTTATTAATGATAAGGACAAGGACTTTGATTTTcttaattcaattgaaatactTATTATTGATCAGGCGGAGCTGTTTATAGCGCAAAATTGGGAGAATCTTCTCTATGTACTAGATCATTTACATCTGCAGCCGCAAAAGTTACCTTCCACCAATTGTCAACGCCTACGGACATATTGTCTGGATGCGACGTCTCGCTTCTACCGACAAACTCTACTTTTCTCATCGCATGAGCTTCCAGAATTTCGcggaataataaataataaatgccagaATTACCAAGGCAAAATGCGCACAATTAATCCGATTGAAAATGGTGATATGTGCAATGTACTGACGCCAGTCAAACAGGTTTATCAACGTATTGATTGCTCAAGCGTAGAGTCTGCTTTGGAAGATCGCTTTCAATATTTCGTACGACATGTTCTTCCGCAATTTACAAAATCAGGGTTCTCTCATTGCCTGCTGTATGTGCCCAGCTATTTTGACTACGTTCGTTTAAGAAATCACTTTAAAAAAGAGATGATcaattttgtacaaataaGTGAATAtacaaagaaagaaaaaatatctCGAGCGAGAGACATTTTCTTTCATAGTGGTGCACCAATTATGCTCTACTCGGAGAGAGGTCACTTCTTTCGACGCACGCGAATCAAAGGAGTTCGTCATTTAATATTCTATCAACCGCCAAATTTTCCTCATTTTTACTCTGAATTGCTAAATTTAATGCTGGAAATTAATCAAAACCCGCGAGATGGCTTACAGGATAACATGAGTGTCAAAGTCTTGTACACCAAATTTGATTTACTAAGTTTAAGTAATATAATTGGAAATGCGAATGCGTGTAAATTGACGGCAGGCAGCAACAACTCATACATATTCTCGCAATGA
- the Taldo gene encoding probable transaldolase, with protein MGSDRVIKKRKMSALEQLKNLTTIVADTGDFDAINVYKPTDATTNPSLILSASSMDRYQYIVKNAVDYGKTKKGSLENQVSEAMDYLCVLFGCEILKVVPGRVSTEIDARLSFDTKKSVEKALKLIELYATFGIEKERILIKLASTWEGIKAAEILEKEHGVHCNLTLLFTFAQAVACAEAGVTLISPFVGRILDWYVANTDTKTFKPQDDPGVISVTSIYNYYKKFDYKTLVMGASFRNTGEIKALAGCDLLTISPSLLKDLENDEEILKPALSVATAKLQDIKQISLNENQFRWLLNEDAMATDKLSEGIRKFAVDTVKLENLIKNLFK; from the exons ATGGGAAGTGATCGTGTGATAAAAAAGAGGAAAATGTCGGCTTTGGAACAgcttaaaaatttaacaaccATTGTTGCTGATACCGGCGATTTTGATG ccATAAATGTCTATAAGCCTACCGATGCCACGACTAACCCATCCCTTATCTTGTCTGCGTCATCTATGGACCGCTATCAATACATAGTAAAAAATGCCGTCGACTatggaaaaactaaaaaagg aTCGCTGGAAAATCAAGTATCTGAAGCTATGGATTACTTGTGCGTATTATTCGGGTGTGAAATTCTGAAAGTTGTGCCTGGTAGGGTATCTACTGAAATAGACGCACGCCTCTCGTTTGATACGAAGAAAAGCGTGGAAAAGGCATTGAAATTGATTGAATTATACGCCACCTTTGGAATTGAAAAGGagcgcattttaattaaacttgcTTCCACATGGGAAGGTATAAAGGCTGCCGAAATTTTGGAAAAAGAACATGGAGTTCATTGTAATCTCACACTGCTATTTACATTTGCTCAGGCGGTGGCTTGTGCTGAAGCTGGTGTAACTCTAATCTCCCCGTTTGTGGGTCGCATATTGGATTGGTACGTGGCTAACACAGATACCAAAACTTTTAAGCCTCAAGACGACCCAGGCGTCATTTCAGTTACGAGTATCTATAATTACTACAAGAAATTTGACTATAAAACATTGGTAATGGGTGCATCATTTAGAAATACTGGTGAAATTAAAGCATTAGCTGGCTGTGATCTGCTTACGATCAGTCCATCTTTACTAAAAGATTTAGAAAATGATGAAGAGATACTGAAACCAGCTTTGTCCGTAGCCACTGCTAAACTCCAAGATATTAAGCAGATTTCTTTAAATGAGAATCAATTCAGATGGTTACTTAATGAAGATGCCATGGCGACTGATAAATTGTCTGAGGGTATACGGAAATTCGCTGTAGATACAGTGAAACTGgaaaacttaataaaaaacttgtttaaataa